Part of the Candoia aspera isolate rCanAsp1 chromosome 1, rCanAsp1.hap2, whole genome shotgun sequence genome, tctggtgTAAGGTTCAACAATGACCTTAGTTTCTGTGATCCCTTTTTCAGGAAACTTGGGGAATTCTTATTCTCTTTCTTTAATGAGGCATCTTTATTAGGCTCTTCTTTGCTAGATTCAACTAGTGCATCTGCAGAAACAGCCTTGGTAGTGGGTGAGCCTTCTGGTTCGACTTCGTGGTTTTTATTCTCATCTGACACGTGATTTGCCACACTGTGCAAACTTTTAGAGTTTTTAAAGCTGTCCTCCGGAGGTGGCTTCCTAGCTGTTGGATGCCTCAATCTATTCCTATTTAATGTACTATAGACATAACTGGATGCCTCTTTGCTCTCTCCATGATTCATAATAGATTTTGAATGATCAAACATAGGAAAACTTCgccttttcaatatattttcattttgatgATTCTTTTGGAATTCTCCTGGTCTGCCTCTGTTTAGAGACGAATATAGATAAGGTTTCTCCTTAGCAGTAGGCGGTGTGACACTTGGTTTTACATTTTCTGAAATCTGCAAGTTATAATTTTTCACTATATCAGGCTCCAGTGGGACATTAGTGTTCAGTTCTACCTTAGTATTACCAATTTCATCTTCCTGTTTAGGAATATGATTGGGTGTTGCTTTAGGTGTTTCACTGCCCTCAGAACCCATGATAGTTGAATTGGAAGAACTTGCACAGCTGTTTACTTCTTTCTGTTCTGGCAATGTTGGCTTGAAAACAAATGAGGAGCGAAGCCGAGAATGCGCATAAAGGGCGTGGGCTTTGATATTATCTGCCGCATCATAACTCTCACCCCTATCACCTATCCCTGAACCATTTGAATCTGCTGGAAAATCTGACTGATCATTTAAATATGATTCAATGCGCCAGTTACGTAGAAAAGATTTTGTGGTGCGTTCAAGTGTTGGCATTCTCTGCTGGAGAAAACGAATATGGCTGTCAGTTCCATTGAAAGACCGCCGTACAATCGAGTTCCTGTCTACAGTATTGAGCTTTGGCTGTGGAAATCGATCAGCTAAGCTCTGCTGGGGCACTTTGAGATTTGTACAGCTTCCGTGCAATGAAGATACAATACTGAGACTATCAGATGGTACTTTCCAAACATGTGGTGGATTATTCGCTCGATTAGTTGCTCTATTCAACATCAAATAAGGAGTCCTTTCTGGTTTCTCCCCTGCATAACTGTGTCTTTTCCAATGTTCATTTACTTCATTGGGCTGATATTGCTGTATTCTATTCTGCATGTGAAAACCTGGAGCAAACTGTGTTTTATGAAATAGTTGATTTCTTGTACTGAACTTGtcattttcatttattccatACCTAGCAGTACCTCGTGTTTTCAGAAAGATGGGATCTAAATTGTGAATTTTGTCTTGCCGCCCAGAAAGGTTACGCTGACTAGAAATTGAAGCTAAAGAAGAACGTGAATGCTGGTAAGCTCCATTTTCCCAGAGTGCTCGGCAGCTATTGATTCTAACTAATTCTGGAGCAAATGAACTGGGAACAGAAGAACGGGCATACAATGTCCTAAATTCTTCATCAAACGATTCAACAAGTTGTCCTGTGATTATCTGGACCATACTGAGATTGGCTTTTTCAAATGACCACATAAAGctgaaagttaaaaaagaaagaaaggaataattAACCATTTAAATCAGAAACAGGTAAAAACTTCTGTGATACATGTgacaggtttttgttttgtagGTACTACATTCGGAGGTCAAAATCTCCAAAGGGAAGTTATGAAAGAACCCAAAATAGCTATCTGAAAACTGCATTAGCAAAAAGATATTCCTGATAAACCAAGAGGCTAAAATATTGTTCAGATGTTAAAATGAATATGAACAATAATTTCATGTTGATAACAATGTGGACTATACAATGGATATAATGATCATTCAAAGATAATCTACTTTAAGTACGCTAAAGAACTATCAAGAGTACATGGGATAGATAATTAGTTATCGCCAAAGCATCAATAATATTGTCCAAAAGGAAgctctattatttttaaaacattggcaTTTTGTTAGGGTATGTCTAACCAAAAAGAATCTGTTCTACAATTAATTTGCCTGCATTATTTAACAGTGTATAAATTGTTCCAGCATTACTTCTATAATTTAGCTGTGAGACAGAATCctaaaaataattgctttagCATATATATTTGATATAGTTAGCACTGCAAACCAAAAACTGTCATATTTTTTACAATCCAACTCTGATGCATCAACTAGGCAATAGTAGGACTTGCATGCAAGCCTGAGCACAGCATCTCTTTATCACTAATTAAAACAGTCAACCCTTTatagaaactgaaggcttgaagTCTGAAAGCACTATTTGCACATCATTTTTTGAAGCTTGCTCAGCCTTAATATTATATGCAAAAATCTTAAGGTAAGGAAATCTTGTTCACCTtatcttctctgcagcagcatgGAGAGGTAGAGGTCATACAAGTCAAGATGACAGTCATGCCTGTGAGACTGAAGCCCCACCactttgtacatgtgtgcaacaTCAGTTCAAATACAAAAAGGGTAAGGTTTTGATCACATGTTTGTGACAGCTAtactgacttttttgatccccccagATGCTACTGCTTCTCTGCTATATAAAAATGTtacaaaagcagcagcaaattAGGAATCACAGATCTGAAGAAATTCTGCAATGTACTTATTTTGTCTGGgtttttgatttatatggctgcccaccccTCTGTAGAGATATGGGTGGCTAACAACGTATAAAAATACATTGGGAACATAAAAACTACAATATATATAATGACCGCCAAAGTGAAAAACAATCTACAACAAATCAAACAACAACCTCATTAACTACTTAACCCCCATGCCAAGGAACATACCCAGGTCTTCAAGGTTTCCAAAAAGGTGAGCAGAGTTAGGACCAATCTAATCTTGGGGGTGTGATAttgatataatatataataatatatactgATATAATATTgatatacatttatataatttACTGCTTTTTTAGTTCTAATTGTTTCCAATTGCACAAAAGTATTATCAAAGGATCCTCCTACAGTATTACAAAGATAATAAATTCCTTTGAGAGGTACAGAACTAGCTGCATTACAGATGGAAGGAATGGGTATGTTTGGCCTTGAGCTAGGACAATGGAAGGGATATAAAAGCACTCTTGAAATACCAGAAACACTATTACATAGAAAGTTAAGACCTGTCTTCTTTTGTTtcagaatgcaggacatggaaCAATGGAATTAAGCAACAGGAAGGTctgatttttcctgtttttttttttcctttttatcccTTTTTCTCATTAGACTGGGAACCTGAGGGGGCAGAGACAGTTTTATTTTGATTAATCTGTGCAATGTTCTGGGAAGCATTCTAATTAAAGAGCAGAGTAtaaatgaaaacacacacacaccagctggatgactttgggccagtactttctctcagccctaggaagaaggcaatggcaaaccacctctaaaaatgttgccaaaaaactgcagggacttgtccaagcagttgccagaagtcaagaccaACTCAAAGGTACCATATACATTATTCATTTATAGTTTGCTCCTTATGTGTATAAACTTTCTTCTTCCAAATAGCTCCAGATGACAAATACAGGATTAAACAAATAAGGTGGGGATATCCAATGCTACAGCACCACTGAAGCAAAATGCACTTGATCAGTTCTGCCACTGGAGAGTAAAATGTCCCAGGACAGCCACTCTGAGCTTTCTAAACAATGCCTATTAGATTTGCAGATATTAATTAGGTGTCACCATTACTATCTATGAATTACCATCTATAAAATAGAGATATTATGTTAGGCAAAAAGACAACTTGCCCCAAAATACACAGTAAACTTCATCATAGCTGTGTAAAAAATTGAACTACGGGTGGAAAAACATGTCACGAGTCTGTGTTTTCAATTCTTCCTTCTCTCGCCCGCTCCCCCTGCCTCTTAGGGCCAAGTGGGCATAGGTGTGGATGATATTACTGGAGTGGGGAAGAGTCACATTTTCAGCTTGTCTGTCTTTGGGGTGAGGGGAGGAAGGAGTTATGGGATGCTACTGGTACAGCTCAGCAGCATCCACGGGATCTTCCTTCTTTTATCACAGAGATGAAAGCAGCACTGAGGTATACTGCAAACACATGTGTGATGTTATaaagcatgtaaaaagggggcagggcttgcaCTGTGACATGGCAATGCTTCTTTCATCAATCTGACCCCCCTTCCTTCCCCTGACAAAGGCCACTAATTCACTCATTACAATCTTTAAGTCCTGAAACCTACATCCCAAATAGATCCTGTCCTTGTCCTGAACATGCTATACTATAGGTTGTGTAGCTTTTAACTGACAGAAGTTGTATAAACCCCAAGCAGAATAACAGAAACACAGTATTTTCATTTATACTGAAGATACACAAGTGCATAGATTCTTACCTATAGGTACCATACATAACTTTCTTACAATCAACAAGAAGAaacttttgttccatttttccaTGAAATTTTGCTCCcgatttggagaaataatcttgtCCTTTTACAGTACGTACTCTCATGTTCTGCAAAAAAAGGCAGTAAGTAatataaaaaatctaaaatgttGTATTACTTAAGTTACATCCCAATGCAAAGTGTATTTACTTAGAAGTAATTCCCCAAAGGCTTAGTATTAAGCAAGTATGCATAAATTGAATTTTAAGACTTCATTACACACTGCACACTTAGgcatatattttctttcactgCGACATCTCTGAATGGGTTCAGTAAAAAGTTTTGCCCAGTGAGCGAGTTCAGGAGTATGCAAGTATTATTAGATGCTTCTAAGTTCTTATTGCAAGCACAAATTAGTTTAATATTCATTTAGCCAGCATTACAGTATGTGCATACAGAAAGTGATTTCCATATATAAATTATTCTGTCAGACAGATGTCAGACATCCAGCTGCCAGGGCATCACAGAGTAATCTTGATAGTATAAATCAACTGTGATTCCTTCTAACCCTTTTATCTAACTTTCCATCTGTGAGGAATGACACTTATTCTGTAAAGATGGATACACGATCCCTCTTCCAAGGCCATCACAGGTCAACAAAAAGTatgaccaatgccatctcagtactataaCCCAGCTTGAAACCTCACCGAAAAGAATCTAGATAATGTACTTCCTtcagggtcctccagggtccagacctgcacagcctctagacactgggATGGGTCTTAGCCAGCATCACTTGGGTGGCCCAGGGCAGAAATGCATAATTGGGTATCATGTTGATATCTGACCCCAAACCGATGGTTGACCTCAcatagtggtttcatgtagatgtgaaACAGGTGAGAGTGTCAAGCCCTGCAGTACTCCGTAAGTGAGGGGCTACCAGCTCAATCTACCCTTCCCTCCCATTAACACCAACTGAAATTGGCCATGAAGAATGGACAATAattcttgaggagagggcaaaCTACCACTTCCTTCAAAGCAGGTAGAACATCCTCTCACTCAAAGAAGCATTCACCATCACATCTATTTATCTACATGTCATTTTCTGGGAGGCCTTAATCAACCTAGAGGAACAAGAATCTAGAACACAGGTGACAGAACTCTGAACCCCTATGACTGTGTCCTAAGAGGCTGAAAGGCTTCCCAGTTAACCAAGCAAGACCATTTCTCAGACAACTTCATGGGACCCGGACAGGCAGAGCCCAACTCTGAGTGATTTTATTCAACAGATTCATCTTCACAGTGACACTGCAAAGGTTCCCCTGGCTCCTCCTTACCCAGGAGGGACCAAGTCACCTTAAAGAAGGCTGCCAGTCAGtgatctgcagatgcaataagaatggaaaaataaatacattctgctgcttttattgccacaaggtactCCTTAGTGAAGGCTGTGTGTGCTTGGTTGAattcactctttgtcttcctccagggaCACTTTGGGCATCTCTTCTGCTGTTTCATCTCTTGGAATTCCTTTGAAAACCATGGAGACCTCCAgaatccacccacccacccacacagtgTCTGCACAGGTGCATTCAATCCAAGGCTGCTATCATCCACTCCTTCCAAGCAGGGACTAAGGCCTCAGTCAAGTCATGCAGCAGAGTTTCAGGAACAACTCCAAGTTTCCTCTAGAACCCATCTGGGTCCATCAAGTGCCTGGGGCAGACTGATGTAATAAGCCCATTTTTCCTGAAGTGGGGAGTAGCCAAAGAAAACTCCAAGGAGTGATTTGTCCATCAAAAGGGACTGACAGTAACACCCCAACTCCAAATCACATTGAGACAAAACTCAGTTCTTAATGTGTGACCCCCAGTTTTGAGGGTCGCAACTGAGACAGAACTGGGCCAATAACTTGGATCAAGTCCATggttaccatggcagccatgaatTCCTACATTGCCTCTGGTTCTGAGCCCAAAGAAGTGAAGTTGAAATTCCCTAGTACCATAAGTCTAGGAAAATCCACTGCCAACTTGGCCACAGCATTGAGCAGCTTAGGTAGGGAAGCAGCTATGCAGCAGAGCAGctggaacagcagcagcaaaccCATCTGATTCCTAAAGTGCAACTTTACAAAGACTCATACCCAGTTATCTGCATGGCAGTGCTCTTGGTAGTTACCTGAGTCTCTTGGGTAACAGCCACTCTACTACCCCAGCTCCAGCTGGTGCCACACACAAAGCCCAAGTGGGCATATTTCCAAGAGGGGAACTCTGCCCCCAagcaggtttcagtaatgcatacCAGGTTGACCCTGTTTCCTGGCACAATTTAAACCTCTGGTGCTCGTTTTTTTCATGACTTAGAGCCTGTGTACCTGACAAAATGAATGTACCAACTCCAACTTGATGGTGCATTGAGGTAACATTTGGAGGCTTTCCTCTGTATGTCACCCCCATCTGAACTATTAGAAGTGGTTATCAAAGAGATCTTTTTTATTAGTGACATCCCGCATACTGAATTCTCTCCCAGAGAATGTAGTGAGGTGTGAACAGCCAAAAACACCTTTCTTCTTTTAGTCTTCTCAGTGTCTTACTGCTCTTATTCCTGCTATGTTTTCCTGCATTCTGTACCTTTATTTTGTCCTTTATAAACCACTTTAGAAGCAATGTGGATATAtaaacctttaaaataaaatagatgattCACATAACAAGTAATCTTAATTTATTGGTTCCACCCAAATATTTGGCAATTAGAAATCACCTTAATACACTCTAATCCATTATAGCTGTTTGTGGTAAGTAGTAAATACAAGTTATTTATAAGGGTAAAATGAGCCAAACATGTTTATCACCTATTAAAAAAAGGGGAACATCCTGTGTAAGCACAGTTGTTCCATTTCATTGTAATAATACCACCATATTACACTCGCACTCAATAAGATGTAGTTTGTCTGTCTGTAGACATAATGTACAAGCAGAAATATAGGCATTAAtaaaatacctttctcacaagtGGGAGACATATTGTTTTTCTATTTGGACATAATGAGATACTTTCTTCTGAGTTAAGATGCTAAAATATACCTGATGTTTTAGCCAAACAGTGTTAAATCTCATCACTGATATTCTTTAATGAAGGAGTTTAACTCACTGTATTTGTTCAGAGTTATTAAATTAATAACATCgggacctgcagtgattcacatGGGTGGAAGACAATATTGAAGGGGGAGGAAGACTCGCCCCCTCTAATTATTCTAGTGGACAAGTTTTCTTCAGAAGGCTTCTTTGCTTGAGTATCTTCAACTTCTCTTCATAGGCTGACATTTCGTTGCCCTGTATTTTTAGGCTCAATCTACTGAGGGAAAAGGCAAAGTGAGAAGGCTGCTGCTACTCCTGTTTATGCCTACCATTCCTCATTCAGTTAAAAGAGATCAGTTGAACAGGCAGCAGCAAGTAGTAAGAGTATgacaggtttgtttatttatcaatcaatcaatcaaatttatcactgctcatctccccccgaTGTTCAAAGTCCATTGGAAATTGTAGGCTTCAGCAGTTACTAATTAAGAAGCCCCCACAGCCGCTTGAACCTAAACTATCTCCCACCAAAATCTGGATCGAATTCTGGAAACTCAGAAATCAAACAAACCCAATGGTCTCAGTTACAGCTGCCATTAAGATCTGGGATCACAGATTCAATGGTCTTTGGACAAGTATTTCTTCCCACTCATCCACACGGTAGTTTATTACAAGGATATCCTAGAATGCAATGGCTGTATAGTGGCAACACCAGTGGATTTTTTTGTTTACCCATTCCATAAAAAATTTGGTTTCTGCCACTCCTTCCCCAAACATGATGATAAAGCAACAGCAATGGTAATTTTCACAAGCCCCTTCTATCATGAAGAGGACATTTTATCACCATTCCTACTTCTCTACCAACCTAATATATTCATTCCTCTTTCTCGCTAAGACAGTGGTGGTATAATCCTTTGACTGTTGGGACAGTCCACACAGACAAATAGCATACATATTTTAGCTAGAACCATTTCGTGGAGGTTTTCAGGGACTGTTGGTCCTTTTAGTGAGTTTCCACATGtggtatttattataatttattttaacagtTCTAAAGTTCCTTTGTGACACCTCAGATAAAAATAACtataataatataaaagtgaACAACCACAACAATGGCAACaaaagccaaaaaacaaaactaattgAAAGTTTTTTTGGGAGAAGTGTACTTTTGTCCCTTCCAAATGTCAGTACAGAAAAATAACAAACTTACACCTCCTCAGGAAGCTGATTCCATAACTTTCCAGGCATTTCACTAAAGCCTTGCATAAGGCAGTCAAAATTCTAACTTTGCATAGCAAAGCAACAAAACAGACCGACTTGCAACAGAGCATAAACAACAGAGGAGCTCATAGTAGGAGAAGAATGTATGTCTCAGGctgtgatggattttttttttaaaaaagttccatAATCTGATAGGTTTGCCCAGCCATCATTCACCACATGTGAGACTACCTGCTCACTCCAAAGGAATACTCCAAAGTAGAATATAAATTATCTTCTGTGTATCACTTTTAATCTTATTCTCACCATACTTTGGAAAACAACAGTTGAGGTGATATTGGCCACTACGCATTCAGTATGTAACATGAACTGGAATATTTCCTTTAGGAATGTTTAGcttttaaataatataattatataacacAGGAGACATGTTATCAACTTTAGGAGGGCATAAAATAACGAGCACATACATGCTTAGAAATAAGCATTACTGAATCGAATGAGAATATATTCGCGTAAATGTTCTCAGGATTATTTTACCTCCATGGACATTTTTGTGAGCATAACCTCACTGATGTCaataggatttacttctgaaatATGATTATAGTAACATAAATATTATTACTACTCCCACTAGTGGTATTACTCTTCCTCCCTAGTGGAGCACTGTAATCTTTTCACTGGGAGAAAATGCTAGAACTTAACAACATCACAGTAATGTGGAAACACACTACTTCCAGTCATAATCATCTCACCAATATAATCTATAATGTAATAATACAAGTCATGTACTTAAAACCTCATTATCTTTGTATGAACCACTATTAGGCAACTAATGCACATATAAAGCTAGCATGTTATTACTTGCCAAAATATTTGGATTCTCAGATTCCTCAGCTTAGTCTGAAAACATTCTGTAAATGAACTGTTTTAGAACtgttttttagaaataaaatcacACTCAAGCACATCCACCCACATAAGTCTTAGTTTTAATATAAAGCCAAACCATACTGTTAACAAGTCTTGTTCCCATGGtttctttcccccttcttccccttgtcgtatgggttttttttcactgttttctAGTTCACAGCAGACCATAACTTATAGTATCTTAAACCGGACAAAGAAAGGTTTGCAATTTTTGTCTGTACGCAAACTTTCACCCAACACTTTAAGGCTGTGCAGTGTTTCAGATTCAATCTCTAAAAAGTGCATCAGAGTGTGTGGGAGTACAACGTAGCACCTATCTACGTTGCCTTTAAGTAACAACTATGTGGTATCATGGAAAGATGCCATGCTTTATTGTCAGCCTCCCAGGttcaccagacaggaaacacgacaacttgagctaaatctactttattataaggctacatttacagaatcttgcaagtctgaaagtacaaatcacctaccatctctttttacagcttgataaattagggtggatcctttctaagttttcttctttttccgttatgcagctgcaggctcctcgcccttttatttgatcattccctaggcagcatcgctTCCCCTGTctttcaaggtcattcccacatgccattatatTTATGGTGTTGCAGAAAGGTGCTATGCCTGAAATCCCACATGCTCTAAAGCAACTTCTAGAGATTGAAACAGGTTCGCACAGCTTATAAAACAGTACATTAAGGCATACAGTTCAGCTGAAAATAAGTGAGATCATTAGACTGAGAGTGGAAGAAAGGAAGTATTGGAGAAGAATGTATCTACTGggttaggaaaaaaacaaatgaaactaCAGGTAATCCTAGATTtacaacaacaattgggaccagaatttccatcactaagggatgaggtcataaagcacaactgcATCATTTAGCGACAGCAGtacctgcagtcccagttgctgtcgttaactgaatcccatggtcgttaggtgaggcaacttcctgccagcttcccacaaccaaagtcagtggggaagccagcaggaagttgaaagtcccaggccagcaggcaggcagatgactgctgccaggtgggggaggaagTAAGGGGGTGGGTGCATGGGGGTGGGTCTGCACGGGTGTGAGGAAGTGCACAAAAGGTGCTGCGCAGGTTAGGGCAAGTGTACAAGAGGTACTGTGTGGGTCGGGGAGGGTGTGCAAAGGTACGAGGGGATGTGCGAGACATTGCATGGGTCAAGGAGAGTGTGCAAGAGGTGctgtgtgggtcagggagggtgcatgggggtgcgCGAGAGGCGCCACATGggattggggagggtgtgtgggggtgcatGAGGCACCGCGCAGGTTGGGGGTGCGCGGAAGGCACAGTGAGGATGTGTGAATGGCTGGTGCGAGCACAGAGGGACTGGGGAAGGtgtgcaggtgggggagacttaccccagtgacttgcaaccttccctgctggcttccccattgattttctggggaagccagcaagaaaggttgcaaatggcaatcgtgtgatcgcggggtgtttggcaaccagttctaaGTGCAAACAGGCTGCCAGGTGGCCAGATCACTATCACATGATTGCAGTGCTGGGACAGCCAAAACACTGAGGACCAgtttgtcatgttccctgtttcaatgttgctgaacatcataacggttcgcatgccagagtgctgacgcgcgttcctggctgggagggtgctgctgataaaacttgtatagaaagttctgtttgcctcagccatggaggaatgtgtttgggttatctctttaatgtcaaggtctttctgcccgttgatcagcagagctcgttaggagcacctgggaatgtggggttgtaatGAATGAAGAGGGGGGTGGGACGTTGTTTgaagcggggctatttagtttgactttaggcgcgcttttctcattctcagctttctttctgtttgcactc contains:
- the FAM83B gene encoding protein FAM83B; its protein translation is METSSLLSSLHDECRSDNYLEPHYKECYRLAIDVLIESGSEAYKEFLAKERCSEFLAEDEINYILNTVQKIPPNTVYATDNSVDDASSSGTYWPMESDVEAPNLDLGWPYVMPGISGGTNIELLFHPPRIQPFTIKETIRKMIKEARKVIAIVMDIFTDVDIFKEIVEASTRGISVYLLLDESNFSHFLKMTEKQGCQVQRLRNMRVRTVKGQDYFSKSGAKFHGKMEQKFLLVDCKKVMYGTYSFMWSFEKANLSMVQIITGQLVESFDEEFRTLYARSSVPSSFAPELVRINSCRALWENGAYQHSRSSLASISSQRNLSGRQDKIHNLDPIFLKTRGTARYGINENDKFSTRNQLFHKTQFAPGFHMQNRIQQYQPNEVNEHWKRHSYAGEKPERTPYLMLNRATNRANNPPHVWKVPSDSLSIVSSLHGSCTNLKVPQQSLADRFPQPKLNTVDRNSIVRRSFNGTDSHIRFLQQRMPTLERTTKSFLRNWRIESYLNDQSDFPADSNGSGIGDRGESYDAADNIKAHALYAHSRLRSSFVFKPTLPEQKEVNSCASSSNSTIMGSEGSETPKATPNHIPKQEDEIGNTKVELNTNVPLEPDIVKNYNLQISENVKPSVTPPTAKEKPYLYSSLNRGRPGEFQKNHQNENILKRRSFPMFDHSKSIMNHGESKEASSYVYSTLNRNRLRHPTARKPPPEDSFKNSKSLHSVANHVSDENKNHEVEPEGSPTTKAVSADALVESSKEEPNKDASLKKENKNSPSFLKKGSQKLRSLLNLTPEKKENLSKNKTPAFYRMCSSSDTLTSECDENQKPKISETKLDCSPRRKRTSSSNSQGSLHKSKEDVAIRPKSPKSPKPPKSPKPPKSPKAPSDEHAKRGPTVKPLESILLEVPPGDPSAPRFNTEQIQYQDVRELPTNASRDRVALPAPAATPPQRITAPSSRLSGMKPHEDLIRPRLYERRVYSRFEPFCKMEKSAQPMSHTAKAGAQLPEINNTATHNNYGRSNQVASYNPGLYHPLHPNENKFRGIMQKFGNLLHKNK